From Chrysiogenes arsenatis DSM 11915, one genomic window encodes:
- a CDS encoding DUF3450 domain-containing protein, whose protein sequence is MTHTIKEGVSFVNGFHQHSRRRTQRWVHRQIGSFSAIAGIISLGASPLFATSTQHVIETEQATIQQGRVSQNKVDAMDEEAARLLRQYQDMRRQTESLQLFNGNLDAMVTAQIGEIASLEQQIANVQVTQREIVPLMLRMLDALEGFIERDIPFQHNERAARLQGLRALMSRPDVDVAAKFRQIMDAYQKESEYSRTIESYQGELNLGGQLRNVEFLRVGRLAYVYQTIDHRESGQWNREKQQWEALDDDYLRAIRQGIRMAKRQAAPQLIELPVMVSGVQP, encoded by the coding sequence ATGACACACACGATCAAAGAAGGAGTGAGTTTTGTGAATGGCTTCCATCAGCACAGCAGGCGCCGTACGCAACGGTGGGTACACCGGCAGATAGGCAGTTTTAGCGCCATTGCAGGTATTATCAGCCTTGGAGCGTCACCGCTCTTTGCCACATCGACACAGCACGTTATCGAAACAGAACAGGCCACGATTCAACAGGGAAGGGTATCTCAGAACAAAGTTGATGCGATGGACGAAGAAGCGGCACGACTACTGCGTCAGTATCAGGATATGCGCCGCCAGACGGAGAGTTTGCAGCTTTTCAACGGAAACCTGGACGCGATGGTGACAGCGCAGATTGGCGAAATAGCTTCGCTAGAGCAGCAGATTGCGAATGTTCAGGTAACGCAGCGGGAAATTGTTCCGCTGATGTTGCGTATGCTTGACGCGTTGGAAGGGTTTATCGAGCGCGATATCCCTTTTCAGCATAATGAACGGGCGGCGCGGCTGCAGGGTTTACGCGCACTCATGAGTCGCCCTGATGTCGATGTTGCGGCCAAGTTCCGCCAAATTATGGACGCCTATCAAAAAGAGTCGGAGTACAGCCGCACGATTGAAAGCTACCAAGGTGAATTGAATCTTGGCGGACAGCTGCGCAATGTGGAGTTTCTCCGTGTGGGTCGTTTGGCCTACGTGTATCAGACCATCGATCACCGTGAGAGCGGCCAGTGGAATCGCGAAAAGCAGCAGTGGGAAGCGCTGGATGATGACTACCTGCGCGCCATTCGCCAAGGGATTCGCATGGCAAAGCGTCAGGCAGCACCACAGTTGATCGAACTTCCCGTGATGGTTTCCGGGGTGCAACCATGA
- the mnmH gene encoding tRNA 2-selenouridine(34) synthase MnmH — protein sequence MAPHLPTTADFRRIVLENIPLIDVRAPIEFGKGAFPHAVNLPLMNDQERRMVGTCYKYEGHAKAVALGHRLVNEEVRAPRIAAWADFFRQHDNAMLYCFRGGMRSKISQQWLYESTGLVIPRLSGGYKAFRRFLIEQLEHVVPALFAETITPIVIAGRTGSGKTEVLQQLPNGIDLEGIAHHRGSAFGKHLTPQPCPIDFENQLATALIKKLHEGHTSLVFEDECQNIGSLSIPAPFYTVLRQAPRVILEAPLAERVERTLAEYVELALKQYREQYGDEGDSRWVDTLRQAFFRIRKRLGMARYQHVLDLFDAALQQQKKNGELQHHAAWVELLLVTYYDPMYDYQMENAGKPVLFCGEKDELVSFLASKNER from the coding sequence ATGGCACCACACCTGCCGACAACCGCCGATTTTCGGCGGATTGTGCTTGAAAATATCCCTTTGATCGACGTGCGTGCGCCGATCGAATTTGGCAAAGGGGCGTTTCCGCATGCGGTGAACCTTCCGCTGATGAACGATCAGGAACGGCGCATGGTCGGAACTTGCTATAAATACGAAGGGCACGCCAAAGCGGTCGCCCTCGGTCACCGCTTGGTGAACGAAGAGGTTCGCGCTCCGCGCATCGCCGCGTGGGCAGACTTTTTTCGACAGCACGATAACGCCATGTTGTACTGTTTTCGCGGTGGTATGCGCTCCAAGATTTCCCAGCAATGGTTGTATGAAAGCACCGGATTGGTTATCCCGCGCCTGAGCGGTGGGTACAAAGCCTTTCGCCGTTTTCTGATAGAGCAATTGGAGCACGTTGTACCAGCACTGTTTGCAGAGACCATTACCCCGATTGTAATCGCAGGTCGTACCGGTTCGGGTAAAACCGAAGTGCTGCAACAGTTGCCGAACGGAATCGATTTGGAAGGGATTGCACATCATCGCGGCTCGGCCTTCGGAAAACACCTGACGCCTCAGCCGTGTCCGATTGATTTTGAAAACCAGCTTGCGACGGCACTCATCAAAAAACTGCACGAAGGCCATACGTCGCTGGTGTTTGAAGATGAATGCCAGAATATCGGATCGCTCAGTATTCCTGCACCTTTTTATACTGTGCTGCGTCAGGCTCCGCGGGTGATTTTGGAAGCGCCGCTGGCTGAGCGGGTCGAACGGACACTTGCCGAATATGTGGAACTTGCGTTGAAACAGTACCGTGAACAGTACGGCGACGAAGGAGATTCGCGCTGGGTGGACACGCTACGTCAGGCATTTTTCCGTATTCGCAAACGACTTGGTATGGCGCGTTACCAACACGTGCTTGATCTGTTTGACGCCGCCTTGCAGCAGCAGAAAAAAAACGGCGAACTCCAACACCATGCGGCGTGGGTGGAACTCCTTTTGGTAACGTACTATGATCCGATGTACGACTATCAAATGGAAAACGCTGGCAAACCAGTGCTATTTTGTGGCGAAAAAGACGAATTAGTATCGTTTTTGGCCAGTAAGAACGAAAGGTGA
- a CDS encoding MotA/TolQ/ExbB proton channel family protein codes for MADALFAISSYIDAGGNVLWAILIVAVALWTLILERYWYHWRVFPQEFAALRAQWENTTLTDIWLARKIQQMDVARLRHQLGGSVFLIRTLIAMCPLLGLLGTVVGMIQVFEVLEFSGTGNPRAIASGVSMATIPTMSGLVVALSGLFFSIDLARASEHKARKAADVLSQTLAKIPGLHCHVTGR; via the coding sequence ATGGCTGACGCACTCTTTGCCATCAGCAGCTACATCGACGCTGGCGGCAACGTGCTCTGGGCCATTCTGATCGTGGCGGTGGCGCTCTGGACATTGATTTTAGAGCGGTACTGGTATCATTGGCGTGTTTTTCCGCAGGAGTTTGCCGCGTTACGGGCGCAGTGGGAAAACACAACGCTGACCGATATCTGGCTGGCACGCAAAATCCAACAGATGGATGTTGCCAGACTGCGCCATCAACTTGGCGGATCGGTTTTTTTGATCCGCACATTGATTGCCATGTGCCCACTGCTGGGGTTGCTGGGAACCGTCGTTGGCATGATTCAGGTCTTTGAAGTGCTGGAATTCAGCGGAACCGGTAATCCACGCGCCATTGCTTCTGGCGTGTCGATGGCGACCATCCCCACCATGAGCGGTTTAGTGGTCGCACTTTCTGGGCTGTTTTTCAGCATTGATCTGGCACGAGCCAGCGAGCACAAAGCGCGAAAAGCTGCCGATGTCCTTTCGCAGACATTAGCAAAAATTCCAGGGTTGCATTGCCATGTAACCGGCAGATGA
- the carA gene encoding glutamine-hydrolyzing carbamoyl-phosphate synthase small subunit, translated as MKGYVVLADGRCFVGKGFGYEGISDGEVVFNTSLTGYQEILTDPSYADQIITMTYPMIGNVGTNAEDMEADTVFAKGFIVKEYVETPSNFRAEESLGAFLTRWKIPGVSGIDTRALVRHIRTRGAMPGVIATGEHDIEALRQRAAAAAVMVGKDLVQAVTCQQPYQWKEGIWEIGRGYKKPTTTGDIRLAVYDFGVKRNMLRLLVEYGFDVTVFPATTPAQTILDGKFDALFLSNGPGDPAAVTYAHQAVAALAGKLPLFGICLGHQITCTALGGSTFKLKFGHRGGNQPVKDLKTGKVEITAQNHGFAVDATTLPEGVKVSHINLNDQTVEGIEHEAMSLFTVQYHPEASAGPRDSEYLFARFVDVIRESQRSA; from the coding sequence ATGAAGGGATATGTTGTTTTGGCCGATGGCCGTTGTTTTGTCGGTAAAGGTTTTGGATACGAAGGGATCAGCGATGGCGAAGTCGTATTTAACACGAGCCTGACAGGATACCAGGAAATCCTTACCGACCCTTCCTACGCTGACCAGATTATTACCATGACCTATCCCATGATCGGCAATGTCGGCACTAATGCCGAAGATATGGAAGCCGATACGGTTTTTGCGAAGGGCTTTATTGTCAAAGAATATGTTGAAACACCGTCGAATTTTCGTGCCGAAGAATCGCTGGGAGCATTCCTCACGCGCTGGAAAATCCCCGGCGTTTCCGGTATTGATACGCGCGCATTAGTGCGCCATATTCGTACGCGCGGCGCCATGCCGGGTGTGATTGCCACGGGCGAGCACGATATCGAAGCGCTACGCCAACGTGCGGCGGCCGCTGCCGTGATGGTTGGCAAAGATTTGGTGCAAGCGGTGACGTGTCAACAACCATACCAATGGAAAGAAGGAATTTGGGAAATTGGTCGTGGCTATAAAAAGCCCACCACCACTGGCGATATCCGCCTTGCCGTTTACGATTTCGGCGTCAAGCGCAATATGCTCCGCCTTTTGGTGGAATATGGTTTTGATGTCACGGTTTTCCCTGCCACTACCCCTGCGCAAACCATTCTTGATGGCAAATTCGACGCGCTCTTCCTCTCCAATGGCCCCGGCGATCCAGCAGCCGTCACCTACGCCCATCAGGCGGTTGCCGCGCTAGCTGGTAAGTTGCCGCTCTTTGGTATTTGCCTTGGACACCAAATTACCTGTACCGCGCTGGGCGGATCGACCTTTAAGCTCAAATTCGGGCATCGTGGCGGCAATCAGCCGGTCAAAGATCTCAAAACTGGCAAAGTAGAAATCACCGCACAGAACCACGGTTTTGCGGTCGATGCGACGACATTGCCTGAAGGGGTAAAAGTGTCGCACATTAACCTGAACGACCAAACGGTTGAAGGGATTGAGCACGAAGCGATGTCGCTCTTTACCGTGCAATATCACCCCGAAGCCAGTGCTGGGCCACGCGATAGTGAATATCTCTTTGCCCGCTTTGTCGATGTGATCCGCGAGTCGCAACGTTCGGCATAA
- a CDS encoding biopolymer transporter ExbD, with product MRRRNRMTERESAEIDMTSMMDVVFIMLIFFIVTTSFVKEAGIEVNRPAAASAERQERGNIMIAVSETGAIWIDQRQVDLRAVRANIERLRAENPEGAVVIQADEASRTGILVEVMDQVRQAGVLNVAIAASKP from the coding sequence ATGCGACGCAGAAATAGAATGACCGAACGCGAATCCGCAGAAATAGACATGACCTCCATGATGGACGTGGTGTTTATTATGTTGATTTTCTTTATCGTCACCACGTCGTTTGTCAAAGAAGCTGGGATTGAAGTCAATCGCCCCGCCGCCGCCAGCGCCGAACGTCAGGAACGCGGCAACATTATGATTGCCGTTTCGGAAACCGGCGCAATTTGGATCGACCAACGGCAGGTAGATTTGCGCGCAGTACGTGCCAACATTGAACGACTACGGGCAGAAAACCCCGAAGGGGCGGTGGTGATTCAGGCCGACGAAGCCTCGCGCACCGGCATTCTGGTTGAAGTGATGGATCAGGTACGTCAGGCTGGCGTACTGAATGTTGCCATCGCCGCGAGTAAACCATGA
- a CDS encoding MotA/TolQ/ExbB proton channel family protein: MSFIFQKIASLLIIIPLLAGMASAGATLDLFLKEVQRQSLSEKQMNAEREQKFSSDLATARQQVAEAKQQLQREQERQARLTKSYEANEAALMILEESLRQHQGSLGEVFGVVRQNAGDYYAQYLASLAMADKSQALEFIKQLGDSRVLPSIEEIEKLWITALQEMADSGKVQRMPSEIVAPDGRKRAGDILRIGAFNAVADGKYLSHVEGRNQFVELPRQPQSRHLKQAQTLENAAAGQTVMFAVDPSRGMILSQLVQSPSLLERIHQGREIGMIIIALGIFGLVLFLARYSWLFVVGQRMKHQMGSEAITTDNPLGRILSLYEQNRAIDAETLEVKLDEEVLREIPRLEWGLTTIKILAAVAPLLGLLGTVVGMIETFQAITLFGTGDPQLMAGGISQALVTTALGLVVAIPLLFLHNLASAKSRYLVNVMEEQGAGLLAKHMAKQRTGYAHG, translated from the coding sequence ATGAGTTTTATTTTCCAAAAAATCGCCAGCCTCCTGATCATCATACCGCTCCTTGCGGGCATGGCTTCTGCCGGGGCGACGCTTGATTTGTTTCTCAAAGAAGTGCAGCGGCAGTCGCTGAGTGAAAAGCAAATGAATGCAGAGCGGGAACAGAAGTTTTCCAGCGATTTGGCAACGGCTCGCCAGCAAGTCGCCGAAGCCAAACAGCAGCTTCAGCGCGAACAGGAGCGTCAGGCGCGTTTGACGAAAAGCTATGAAGCGAATGAAGCAGCGCTGATGATACTGGAAGAATCTCTGCGGCAGCATCAAGGGAGTTTGGGCGAAGTGTTCGGTGTGGTGCGCCAAAATGCAGGCGACTACTACGCGCAGTATCTGGCATCGCTGGCGATGGCCGATAAGTCGCAGGCATTGGAATTTATCAAACAACTCGGCGATAGCCGCGTGTTGCCATCCATCGAAGAAATAGAAAAACTCTGGATTACCGCACTGCAGGAAATGGCCGACTCCGGCAAAGTGCAACGCATGCCAAGCGAAATTGTTGCTCCAGACGGACGCAAACGCGCCGGCGATATTCTGCGTATCGGCGCTTTTAACGCCGTGGCTGATGGGAAATATCTGAGCCATGTCGAGGGGCGCAATCAGTTTGTGGAACTTCCGCGTCAACCCCAGAGCCGTCATTTGAAGCAAGCTCAAACATTGGAGAATGCCGCAGCGGGGCAAACCGTGATGTTTGCTGTCGATCCCTCACGCGGTATGATTCTGTCCCAGCTCGTTCAGTCTCCATCGCTGCTGGAACGCATCCATCAGGGACGCGAAATCGGGATGATCATCATCGCTCTTGGTATTTTCGGCCTTGTACTCTTTCTTGCCCGTTATTCGTGGCTGTTTGTGGTTGGTCAGCGGATGAAGCATCAAATGGGGAGCGAGGCCATCACGACTGACAACCCACTGGGGCGCATTCTGTCGCTGTATGAACAAAACCGCGCCATCGACGCCGAAACGTTGGAAGTCAAACTGGACGAAGAAGTCCTGCGCGAAATTCCCCGTTTGGAATGGGGGCTGACCACGATTAAAATCCTGGCAGCCGTTGCGCCGCTACTGGGGCTGTTGGGAACGGTTGTCGGGATGATCGAAACCTTTCAGGCGATCACGCTCTTTGGCACCGGCGATCCGCAACTCATGGCAGGCGGGATTTCTCAGGCATTGGTTACAACCGCGCTGGGGTTGGTCGTCGCCATTCCGCTTCTGTTTCTGCATAACCTTGCCTCCGCTAAAAGCCGCTATTTGGTGAACGTGATGGAAGAACAGGGCGCCGGCCTGCTCGCCAAACACATGGCCAAACAACGGACAGGGTACGCACATGGCTGA
- the selD gene encoding selenide, water dikinase SelD, with translation MESIKLTEFSHGAGCGCKIAPALLEEFLHTSMDIAPFPALLVGNKTKDDAAAFDLGNGTAVLSTTDFFMPIVDDPFTFGRIAATNAISDIYAMGGQPLMAIAIFGWPIAKLSAEIGAQVIDGGRAACCDAGIPLAGGHSIDSQEPIFGLAVTGTVETSRLKRNDTATEGCELFLTKPLGIGILTTAQKQKKIADGHLQVAIDAMCTLNTAGREFSRLAGVRAMTDVTGFGLLGHLIEICEGSGVAAQIDFSCVPVLPHVRDYLALGCVPGGTKRNFQSYGAKVTPLSDEQRAILCDPQTSGGLLVAVESASVAEFLAVAQGAGFTLQPIGRTTTQGEYLVTVQP, from the coding sequence ATGGAATCGATAAAACTCACGGAATTTAGCCATGGTGCCGGCTGTGGTTGCAAAATTGCTCCAGCACTTTTAGAAGAGTTTCTCCACACTTCGATGGATATAGCCCCATTTCCTGCACTTCTTGTGGGAAATAAAACCAAAGATGACGCCGCCGCGTTTGATCTGGGGAACGGCACCGCCGTATTGAGTACGACGGACTTTTTTATGCCGATTGTTGATGATCCTTTTACGTTTGGGCGCATCGCGGCCACGAATGCGATCAGTGATATCTATGCTATGGGTGGGCAACCACTGATGGCGATAGCTATTTTCGGCTGGCCAATTGCCAAGCTCTCCGCAGAAATTGGAGCACAGGTGATAGATGGTGGTCGCGCGGCGTGCTGTGATGCGGGCATTCCGCTGGCGGGTGGGCATTCCATTGATTCACAGGAGCCGATTTTTGGGTTGGCGGTGACAGGCACCGTAGAAACCAGTCGCTTGAAACGCAACGATACCGCGACGGAGGGCTGTGAGCTGTTCCTGACGAAACCATTGGGTATTGGCATTCTTACCACCGCACAAAAGCAGAAAAAAATCGCTGACGGCCATCTGCAAGTCGCCATTGATGCCATGTGTACGCTGAACACGGCGGGCAGAGAGTTTTCGCGCCTTGCTGGCGTGCGTGCGATGACCGATGTCACCGGGTTTGGTCTGCTGGGTCACTTGATCGAAATTTGCGAAGGGAGCGGTGTGGCAGCACAGATTGATTTTTCGTGCGTCCCCGTATTGCCGCACGTGCGCGACTATCTGGCACTCGGTTGTGTACCCGGTGGAACGAAGCGTAATTTCCAGAGTTATGGCGCGAAAGTTACGCCGCTCAGCGACGAGCAACGCGCGATTTTGTGTGATCCGCAAACATCTGGAGGTCTGCTAGTCGCTGTCGAATCGGCCAGTGTTGCTGAGTTTCTCGCCGTTGCACAGGGCGCAGGATTTACATTGCAGCCAATCGGAAGAACCACCACACAGGGCGAATATCTTGTTACGGTGCAGCCGTAA
- a CDS encoding rhodanese-like domain-containing protein, producing the protein MIQLISRIRKFFCISCILGVFTTVANATDISVQQTVALIQSDPNVVLLDIRENIERQQGYIPSTIHLPMGQIQYNLDKLPRDKKIVLTCRTGNRTGQMARLLRQQGFDNVYNMVGGIVAWAQSGQKVVMP; encoded by the coding sequence ATGATTCAATTGATTTCCCGCATTCGCAAATTCTTTTGCATAAGTTGTATTCTGGGGGTATTTACGACAGTGGCAAACGCAACGGATATTTCAGTTCAGCAAACAGTAGCGCTGATCCAGAGCGACCCTAATGTGGTTTTGCTGGATATTCGCGAAAATATTGAGCGGCAGCAGGGCTATATTCCCAGCACTATTCACCTTCCAATGGGGCAGATCCAGTATAATCTGGACAAACTGCCACGCGACAAAAAGATTGTTCTGACATGCCGCACCGGAAACCGCACCGGACAGATGGCTCGTCTGCTGCGTCAGCAGGGATTTGATAACGTGTACAACATGGTAGGTGGGATTGTCGCTTGGGCGCAGTCGGGGCAGAAGGTGGTAATGCCGTAA